A stretch of the Vitis riparia cultivar Riparia Gloire de Montpellier isolate 1030 chromosome 13, EGFV_Vit.rip_1.0, whole genome shotgun sequence genome encodes the following:
- the LOC117927676 gene encoding LOW QUALITY PROTEIN: ABC transporter C family member 3-like (The sequence of the model RefSeq protein was modified relative to this genomic sequence to represent the inferred CDS: deleted 1 base in 1 codon; substituted 1 base at 1 genomic stop codon): MSTPPKYHFSGIQRFSKNGGARSHGYVPRLQQVGFRIRAVMVTMIYNKGLTLSCQSKQGHTTGEIINFMSVDAERIGDFIWYMHGPWMVIVQVTLALLILYKNVGLASVAAFFATVIVMLANVPLGKWEEKFQGKLMESKDKRTKATSEILRNMRILKLQGWEMKFLSKIVDLRKNETGWLKKYLYTSAMTTFFFWVAPTFVSVVTFGTYMLIGIPLESGKILSSLATFRILQQPIYLLPDLISMIAQTEVSLDRITSFLRLVDLQSDVIERLPKDSSDTAIEIVDGNFSWDLSSPNPTLKDINLRVCRGMRVSVCGTVGSGKSSLLSCMLGEVPKISGIFKLCGTKAYVAQSPWIQSGKIEENILFGKEMDRERYERVLDACSLKKDLEVLSFGDQTVIGERGINSSGGQKQRIQTARALYQNADIYLFDDPFSAVDAHTGTHLFKECLLGLLGSKTVIYVTHQVEFLPAADLILVMKDGRITXAGKYNEILNSGIDFMELVGAHKKALLALNSVEAHSEKLSIHEDSDNIGCTSEVVEKAKNKGGQNGKAEEIDGPKGQLVQEEEREKGKVGLWVYWNYMRTAYGGALVPFILLSQILFQLLQIGSNYWMAWASPVSDDVKPVVRGSTLIIVYVALAVGSSFCVLSRAMLLVTAGYKTAIILFNKMHLCFFRAPMSFSDATPSGRILNRASTDQSTIDTNIATQVGACAFTLIQLLGIIAVMSQVAWQVFIVFIPVAATCIWYQQYYIPSARELSRLAGVCKAPVMQHFSETISGFITIRSFDQESRFRDTNMKLIDGYIRPKFSIAGAIEWLCFHLDMLSSVTFAFSLVFLISVPEGVIDPGLAGLTVTYGLNLNMILARVIWNFCNMENIIISVERILQYTSIPSEPPLVIEENRLACSWPSHGQVDIQDLQVRYAPHMPLVLRGLTCTFLGGMKTGIAGRTSSGKSTLIQTLFRIVEPATGQIMIDGTNISYIGLHDLRSRLSIIPQDPTMFEGTVRSNLDPLEEYSDEQIWEALDKCQLGDEVRKKEGKLDSAVTENGENWSMGQRQLVCLGRVLLKKSKVLVLDEATASVDTATDNLIQQTLRQHFVDSTVITITHRITSVLDSDMVLLLDHGLVEEYDTPTRLLENKSSSFAKLVAEYTVRSNSSLENVADT; encoded by the exons ATGAGCACGCCTCCAAAATACCATTTTAGTGGAATCCAAAGGTTCTCAAAAAATGGTGGGGCTCGAAGCCATGGTTACGTACCCAGATTGCAGCAGGTTGGTTTTAGGATCAGAGCAGTAATGGTCACAATGATCTACAACAAGGGTTTGACTCTTTCCTGCCAGTCAAAGCAGGGTCATACTACTGGAGAGATCATTAATTTTATGTCTGTTGATGCGGAGAGAATTGGGGATTTCATTTGGTATATGCATGGACCATGGATGGTGATTGTGCAAGTTACTTTAGCCTTGCTAATCTTGTATAAAAACGTCGGCCTTGCTTCAGTTGCAGCTTTCTTTGCAACTGTAATTGTTATGTTGGCAAATGTTCCTCTGGGGAAATGGGAAGAGAAGTTTCAGGGCAAGTTAATGGAATCAAAAGATAAAAGGACGAAGGCAACATCtgagattttaagaaacatgAGGATTCTCAAGCTTCAGGGATGGGAGATGAAGTTTTTGTCTAAAATTGTAGACCTTCGGAAGAATGAGACGGGGTGgttg aaaaaatatctttacaCTTCAGCCAtgaccactttttttttctgggtTGCCCCAACATTTGTGTCCGTGGTCACCTTTGGAACTTACATGCTTATAGGAATCCCGCTTGAATCAGGGAAGATCTTATCTTCACTTGCTACATTCAGGATACTTCAACAACCCATCTACCTTCTTCCTGACCTAATCTCAATGATAGCTCAGACTGAAGTATCCCTTGACAGAATTACATCCTTTCTTCGTCTAGTTGACCTGCAGAGTGATGTTATCGAGAGGCTTCCAAAAGATAGTTCTGATACAGCAATTGAGATAGTGGATGGAAATTTCTCTTGGGATTTATCTTCCCCTAATCCAACACTGAAGGATATTAATTTGCGGGTGTGCCGTGGCATGAGGGTTTCTGTTTGTGGTACTGTAGGCTCAGGCAAGTCAAGCTTACTCTCCTGTATGTTGGGAGAGGTGCCTAAGATATCTGGTATCTTTAAGCTGTGTGGAACAAAGGCATATGTTGCTCAGTCTCCTTGGATACAGAGTGGCAAGATAGAAGAGAACATCTTGTTTGGTAAGGAGATGGACAGAGAAAGGTATGAAAGGGTCCTTGATGCATGTTCCTTGAAGAAGGACCTGGAGGTTCTCTCATTTGGTGATCAGACGGTTATAGGTGAGCGGGGAATCAATTCGAGTGGTGGCCAGAAGCAAAGAATACAGACTGCACGTGCACTTTACCAAAACGCTGATATTTATCTGTTTGATGATCCTTTCAGTGCTGTGGATGCTCATACAGGAACCCATCTCTTTAAGGAATGTTTGCTTGGTCTCTTGGGTTCGAAAACTGTGATCTATGTTACACATCAAGTAGAGTTCTTACCTGCTGCTGATCTCATACTGGTCATGAAAGATGGAAGAATTACATAAGCTGGAAAGTACAATGAAATTCTCAACTCTGGAATTGATTTTATGGAACTTGTTGGTGCACATAAGAAAGCTTTGTTAGCACTCAATTCTGTAGAGGCACATTCAGAAAAATTAAGTATCCATGAGGACAGTGATAATATTGGTTGTACTTCTGAAGTTgtagaaaaagcaaaaaataaaggtGGCCAAAATGGTAAAGCAGAGGAGATAGATGGGCCGAAAGGTCAGCTCGTTCaagaagaggagagagagaaaggtaaaGTTGGGCTATGGGTTTATTGGAATTACATGAGGACAGCATATGGAGGGGCTCTTGTGCCCTTTATACTGTTGTCACAGATTCTCTTTCAGCTGCTTCAAATTGGAAGCAATTATTGGATGGCTTGGGCAAGTCCCGTGTCAGATGATGTGAAACCTGTAGTTAGAGGTTCTACTCTCATAATTGTTTATGTAGCTTTGGCTGTTGGAAGTTCTTTTTGTGTCCTTTCTAGAGCCATGCTTCTTGTAACAGCCGGTTACAAGACAGCTATTATACTCTTCAATAAAATGCATTTGTGCTTTTTCCGTGCCCCAATGTCATTCTCTGATGCCACCCCAAGTGGACGGATTCTAAACAGAGCTTCTACAGACCAAAGTACGATTGATACAAACATTGCAACGCAAGTTGGGGCATGTGCCTTCACATTGATTCAGCTCCTGGGAATTATTGCAGTAATGTCACAGGTTGCATGGCAGGTTTTCATTGTCTTTATTCCTGTGGCTGCAACCTGCATCTGGTATCAGCAATATTACATACCTTCAGCACGAGAACTATCAAGATTGGCCGGAGTATGCAAAGCCCCAGTAATGCAACATTTTTCCGAAACTATATCAGGATTTATAACCATCAGGAGCTTTGATCAAGAATCTAGATTCAGGGACACAAACATGAAATTGATAGATGGGTATATACGGCCCAAGTTTAGCATTGCTGGTGCAATAGAATGGTTGTGCTTCCACTTGGATATGCTATCTTCTGTTACATTTGCCTTCTCTTTGGTTTTCTTAATCTCTGTTCCAGAGGGAGTAATTGATCCGGGTCTTGCAGGCCTAACAGTGACATATGGACTTAATTTGAACATGATACTAGCTCGGGTAATATGGAATTTTTGCAATATGGAGAATATAATTATATCAGTTGAGAGAATACTTCAATACACTTCCATTCCAAGTGAGCCACCTCTTGTCATAGAAGAAAACAGGCTAGCATGTTCTTGGCCTTCACATGGACAAGTCGATATTCAGGATTTGCAGGTCCGCTATGCCCCACACATGCCACTTGTATTGAGAGGTCTCACATGCACTTTCCTGGGAGGAATGAAGACTGGCATTGCAGGGAGAACTAGCAGTGGTAAATCAACCCTCATACAGACCCTCTTTCGAATTGTTGAACCTGCCACTGGTCAGATTATGATAGATGGTACCAACATCTCTTATATTGGACTACATGATTTGCGGTCCAGACTAAGCATTATCCCTCAGGATCCAACCATGTTTGAAGGGACTGTACGGAGCAACCTTGACCCACTTGAAGAGTACTCAGATGAACAGATTTGGGAGGCTCTGGATAAGTGCCAGCTTGGGGATGAAGTCaggaagaaagaaggaaagCTAGATTCTGCAGTTACTGAGAATGGAGAGAATTGGAGCATGGGTCAGAGGCAACTGGTTTGTCTTGGCCGAGTGCTACTCAAGAAAAGCAAGGTCTTGGTGCTTGATGAGGCTACCGCATCAGTTGATACAGCCACTGATAATCTGATTCAGCAAACCCTTAGACAACACTTTGTCGACTCTACAGTCATAACCATTACACATCGAATTACTTCTGTCCTCGATAGTGACATGGTTCTACTTCTGGATCATGGGCTTGTTGAGGAATATGATACTCCCACCAGATTGCTAGAGAACAAGTCGTCGTCTTTTGCAAAGCTTGTAGCAGAGTACACTGTGAGGTCAAATTCTAGTCTTGAAAACGTGGCCGATACCTGA